In Flavobacterium piscisymbiosum, the sequence CTTTAAATTCCGGCATTTTAGAAACCGGATCTAAAGTGCCTATTGTTAGTTGATTTGCCGATTTGATCCCTGGCCAGTGGTAAGGAATAAAAACGGTATCTTTTCTAATAGTCTCCACAATATTGGCTGGAAAAAGCCCTTCACCTCTTCTTGTTGCGACACGAACTAATTCTCGTTGTTTGATTCCGTATTTAGCAGCAAGTTCGGGATGAATTTCTACCATTGGTTCAGGAAACTGATCTACGAGTTTACCAATTCTTCGGGTTTGTGTTCCGCTTAAATATTGAGAAACAACGCGTCCCGTAGTAAGCGTTATTGGGTATTCGTCATCTGTAACCTCACTAGGCAATCTGTAAGGTGCCGGATTAAAATGCGCTTTCTTATCCGGAGTACAAAATACTTTGTCTTCCCATAATCTAGGTGTTCCCGGATGATCGTCTGTAGGACATGGCCAGAATACTCCCATATTATCTTCTATCTTTTTATAAGATATTCCAAAATAATTTGCTGTTCCACCTTTAGAAGCGACACGTAATTCATTGAAAATCGCTTCACTATTTTCGTATGTAAATTTATCTTCTTCACCCAATCTTTTAGCCAATTCTAAAAAGATAGAGGTATCTGTTCTTGCATCTCCCGGGGGAGTTACCGCCTGACGAATTCGAATCACACGACCTTCTGCTGAAGTTGTGGTTCCTTCTTCTTCTTCCTGTAAAGATCCTGCAAGAACAATATCTGCATGGCGGGCAGTTTCATTCAAGAAGAAATCAATACAAACATAAAATTCCAGTTTTTCAAGTGCTTCACGCACATAACTGTTGTTCGGTAATGATACTAACGGGTTGAAACAAATAGAAAGTAAACCTTTGATTTCTCCTCGATGAATGGCATCAATAATTTCATAAGCCGACAGGCCTTTTCCAGGCATATCTTTTTCGTCGATTCCCCAAACTTCTGATATGTATTTACGATGTTCCGGATTTTCGATATCTCTGTTACCAGGCAATTGATCGCACTTATGTCCGTGCTCTCTTCCTCCTTGTCCATTTCCTTGTCCGGTTATTGTGGCATATCCGCAATACGGTTTACCCAATCTGCCTGTTGCCAGAACTAAATTGATACAGCCTACTACATTATCAACTCCTTTAGTATGTTGCTCGATTCCGCGTGCGTGAAGTAAGAAACTCGTTTTTGCTTTTCCCCATAATTCGGCAGCAGCTTTAATCTTTTCTTTATCAATACCCGTAATTTCTTCTGCCCATTCTAAAGTGTTGTCTTTTACAGCATCAATTGTTTCCTGAAAACCTGAAGTATAATTGTCTATAAAATCGTGATCCAGCATATCGTGATCTACGAGATATTTTAGCATAGCACCATATAAAGCAGAATCTGTTCCCGGTTTTACATCAAGGTGAATGTCAGCAGTTCTTGCCAATGGAATCATCCTTGGATCGATAACAATTAATTTTGCTCCGCGATCTCTGGCTTTCCAAATCCAATGTGTTAATGTTGGAAAAGTTTCACTAATATTTGCTCCGGCAACTATAATTACCTCAGCATGTTCTAAATCTGAATAATTGTTGGAAGCACGATCTAAACCAAAAGCTTTTTTATTTCCGGCACCCGCACTTACCATGCAAAGTCTTCCGTTATAATCCAGATTTCTAGTTTTTAATGCAACACGGGCAAATTTTCCTACCAGATAACTTTTTTCATTTGTTAACGATACTCCTGATAGCATTCCAAACGCATGCTTACCGTATTTTTCCTGAATTCTTTTGATTTCAGATACGGTTTTATCCATTGCTTCATCCCACGTAGTTTTCTCAAATCCTTTTCCTTCTACTCTTTTTAAAGGATGTAAAAGACGGTCAGGGTGATTGTTTTGCAAATAACGCTGTACCCCTTTCGGACATAAACGTCCTTCATTAAAAGGAAATTCCATCCAGGGTTCAAAACCTACTACTTTATTTTCTTTCACCAATAATTGAATACCACATTGCATTCCGCAAAAACAACAATGCGTTTTTACTACATCATCTGGTTCATCTCTACCTACATAACCATCTTTTGGTGCATAATTTAAATGCGGTCCAAAATCTTCAATAATCTTTTCGGTTGATACGGGTAATTTTGCCATGTCTTTATTTTGTTTTATTTTGTTTCAGGTTTATTTTTTTTGTTTCAAGTTTTTTGTTTCAGGTTTCAAGTTCACACTTTGTGTAGACTTTGGTTTATAGATATGCTATAGTAACCTGAAACAAAAAACTAAACTTGAAACCTGAAACTCTTTTTTTTTATCCAAATAAGCTTCCGCCACTATCTAATCTTGCTTTTAGGTGTGCTTTTGCTAAGCGTGATCTTTTTCCTTCAGGACTTAAATCAAGGTGCGATGTACCATCTTCATGTGTAAAATCAAAACCTAATTGTTTGGTCACAATTTTTAAATCATCGATATGAAGTTTGGTAGCAAATTCTTCTCGTGTATGCGGACAAACTGCCATTCCCTTTTTCATTCCTTCTTTTTTATAAATATGAGCTCCAATCTGTGCCGGACGCTGAATGATGTGGAAGAATTTTCCAAACGGAATCCAGATCAAAAACATAATTACCGTTACAGCATGAATTACAGCTAAGAAGTCATACGCAAATCCTTTCATAAACTGATAAGAATAAGTAAGACACAATCCCGTAACTGATATTGCAATCAATAAAATTAGAGGCAATAAATCTCCTTCAAAGGTTTGGGTTGCAATTAAGCCTGGATTTGTCAATCTTCTTCTTAAGTAATAAACAGATCCGAATATTACCAGCCATGAAGACCAGTTTAAGGCGTGAAAAATCAAAAAAGCCATCACAGATCCAATTTGAAAATCCATCATTTTAAATCCAAAAAAATGAGCTTCATAAACCGAGATTGAATCTTGTGCCAATGTAAAATGAATCCATCCAAATGTAAGCGGGATTGTTATTGCAAAAGCAGATAAACAGCCTAACGCAATACAAAAGTGTGCCGCCCAACGGTATTTACTTCTGGGATAAATGAATTTTTGCACTACAATATTCCCTACTGTTTCTTTACCTAAAAACCACATATGAGAAAATATTTTTCCCGTAAATAGAAATTTAATACTACGTTTGAAATACATCCATGTTGGCGGACGCTGCAGCCACACAGAGTAACGATAAACTATTCCGAAGAAAGCGAATACGGTTCCGAAGAGATAAGTTACAAGCGCCGCATCAAAATTTTGTAATTGTCGGGATCCGTAAAACACAAGCACTATAGTTAATGCAGATACGAGGGTTGTAACAAGTAAAGCTTTGGTATTAAATGTTTTATTTTTCATCCTTAATTTTTATTTAATGATTACTCCTTAACTTGGTTTCTCACAACCTTTACGATTATAGAACCACCAATTGATACCTGTAGCTAATATAGTAAAAATAGCAACACCAATAAAGAATTGATTTACAGTACCATTAGCAGAAAGATTATTTCCAATTAGCTTAGAGAATATAAACGGACCAAATGCTGCAATTGCTGCTGTCCATCCTATAACTCCAGCTGCCTGACGTTGGTTTTCAGCAAAAATAATTGGGTATTGTCTAAATGTTCCCGCATTTCCAATTCCTGTAAAGAAGAACATTCCAAGAATTACAGCTACAAACATTGGGAACTGATCCATACTTGTTGGCGCTACCAATCCCTGAGTTACTAATAATATAGCTCCAGCCAAAATTCCCAGACCTGTAATTGTAGTAAGTATAGCTCCACCCACTTTATCGGCAACAAAACCAAAAGCAATTCTACTTGCAGATCCAATAAGAGGACCATAGAATGCATACACTAAAGGATCCGGTGCATTAGGGAAATCTCCATATAAAAACTTAATCATTAAAGGGAAAGCTGCAGATAAACCTGCAAATGTTCCAAAAGTCATTACATACGTAATGGTACAATACCAAGTATGTTTATTAGAGAAAATATCCATTTGTTCTTTAATAGATGCTTTCATTGGAATACTTTTTAGGTAAAACCAGCTTATAATAGATAGTATTATTAAAAAAGGTGCAAACCAGAATGCGGCAGACTGCAGGTATATTTCTTTGTTTTTAACAGCGCCATTATCCGGGCTAAGATCATTCAATATTTTCTCAGCCATTTTTGGGTTAGCATTTGCAATCGCTTTTGCTTTTGCTTTTACCGGTAATGAAGTAAAAAGAGCCACCTTATCATCAGATTGTATTGATGTTGCAACTGAATCAATTACGTTTTTCTTTACGTTTGATAAAATCTTAGTCTGAACCTCGGCATTAAGAGCTGCAAAAACTTGTTTTTGTTTTTCGATACTTGTATTTTGGAAAACAGTTATTGTTTCTTTAGGATCAATGCTTGTAAAAACTGAAGCCGCTCCATAAATACCAACACTAAGAACAAGTGGAGTAACAAATTGAGCTACTGAAACCCCAAAATTTCCAATTCCCGCTTGTATTCCCAATGCTGTACCTTTAAGTCTCTTAGGAAAAAATAAACTTGTACTTGGCATGTAAGATGAGAAATCACCTCCACCAAAACCAGTTGTAAAAGCTAATACTGCAAATACCCAAAACGGAGTATTTACATCCATTACTGCAAAACCAATACCTATTACGGGAATTAATTTAATTGCTGTAGCAAAAGAAACTACATGTCGCGTACCAAAAATTGGTAATATAAAAGTGTGTATGATTCGTAGAAAACCTGCTGATAAACCAGGAATTGCTGTTAACCAAAAAAGCTGATCTTTAGAAAAATTAAATCCCAGTCCTGGCAATTTAACTGCTATTACACTCATCATAAACCAAGAGGCGAATGATAATAATAATGTTATAGTTGTTATTGTTAATGTTTTCCAGGCAATTTTACTTCCGGTAGAACTCCAAAATACATCATCTTCGGGGTCCCATTTGTCTAACCAAGTTTTCATATTTGTATATTTATTAAATTATTTGTTATTAATGATTGTCTTCTATATGTCTGTTGAAATTGGGAGATTTTGTTCGCATTACATTTATAATTGTTCGGTGCATCCAAAGCAAACAAAGAACAGAAATGACGAAAATAAATATCCATGAGCTGGTCCAGAGTCCGGTATAATTAAGTAAGTAACCAAAGATAATAGGCCCCACAAATCCGCCCAAACCACCTATTAAACCAACCATTCCTCCTACAACACCTACTTCATTAGGAAAATATTCCGGTATATGTTTGTAAACAGCCGCTTTACCAATTCCCCAAGAAATACCAATAAGAATTACCAATATCACGTACACCCAAAGATTTGCACTAAACTTAATTTGTGTAATACCCTGAGCCAATAGTTCTTTCTTTTTTACTTCCTGATTTTGTTTTACAACAATTTCCTGCCAGGAGTTTTTCACCGGGAAAATAGCTGTTTCGTGATCTTCTGAAGTTTCTTTTTGACTGATTTTATGCACTTTACCATTTACAACTATTGCATCTGCAGCAATTTCAGTGACTACCCCATTATTAGTTGCCAGAACTCCGGGTCCTGCTGTAAAGATTTCCATTTTAGGGAACATTAGTA encodes:
- a CDS encoding molybdopterin oxidoreductase family protein, giving the protein MAKLPVSTEKIIEDFGPHLNYAPKDGYVGRDEPDDVVKTHCCFCGMQCGIQLLVKENKVVGFEPWMEFPFNEGRLCPKGVQRYLQNNHPDRLLHPLKRVEGKGFEKTTWDEAMDKTVSEIKRIQEKYGKHAFGMLSGVSLTNEKSYLVGKFARVALKTRNLDYNGRLCMVSAGAGNKKAFGLDRASNNYSDLEHAEVIIVAGANISETFPTLTHWIWKARDRGAKLIVIDPRMIPLARTADIHLDVKPGTDSALYGAMLKYLVDHDMLDHDFIDNYTSGFQETIDAVKDNTLEWAEEITGIDKEKIKAAAELWGKAKTSFLLHARGIEQHTKGVDNVVGCINLVLATGRLGKPYCGYATITGQGNGQGGREHGHKCDQLPGNRDIENPEHRKYISEVWGIDEKDMPGKGLSAYEIIDAIHRGEIKGLLSICFNPLVSLPNNSYVREALEKLEFYVCIDFFLNETARHADIVLAGSLQEEEEGTTTSAEGRVIRIRQAVTPPGDARTDTSIFLELAKRLGEEDKFTYENSEAIFNELRVASKGGTANYFGISYKKIEDNMGVFWPCPTDDHPGTPRLWEDKVFCTPDKKAHFNPAPYRLPSEVTDDEYPITLTTGRVVSQYLSGTQTRRIGKLVDQFPEPMVEIHPELAAKYGIKQRELVRVATRRGEGLFPANIVETIRKDTVFIPYHWPGIKSANQLTIGTLDPVSKMPEFKVCACELHPQGTIAPPSNESEAYASV
- a CDS encoding MFS transporter — its product is MKNKTFNTKALLVTTLVSALTIVLVFYGSRQLQNFDAALVTYLFGTVFAFFGIVYRYSVWLQRPPTWMYFKRSIKFLFTGKIFSHMWFLGKETVGNIVVQKFIYPRSKYRWAAHFCIALGCLSAFAITIPLTFGWIHFTLAQDSISVYEAHFFGFKMMDFQIGSVMAFLIFHALNWSSWLVIFGSVYYLRRRLTNPGLIATQTFEGDLLPLILLIAISVTGLCLTYSYQFMKGFAYDFLAVIHAVTVIMFLIWIPFGKFFHIIQRPAQIGAHIYKKEGMKKGMAVCPHTREEFATKLHIDDLKIVTKQLGFDFTHEDGTSHLDLSPEGKRSRLAKAHLKARLDSGGSLFG
- a CDS encoding magnesium transporter MgtE N-terminal domain-containing protein, coding for MKTWLDKWDPEDDVFWSSTGSKIAWKTLTITTITLLLSFASWFMMSVIAVKLPGLGFNFSKDQLFWLTAIPGLSAGFLRIIHTFILPIFGTRHVVSFATAIKLIPVIGIGFAVMDVNTPFWVFAVLAFTTGFGGGDFSSYMPSTSLFFPKRLKGTALGIQAGIGNFGVSVAQFVTPLVLSVGIYGAASVFTSIDPKETITVFQNTSIEKQKQVFAALNAEVQTKILSNVKKNVIDSVATSIQSDDKVALFTSLPVKAKAKAIANANPKMAEKILNDLSPDNGAVKNKEIYLQSAAFWFAPFLIILSIISWFYLKSIPMKASIKEQMDIFSNKHTWYCTITYVMTFGTFAGLSAAFPLMIKFLYGDFPNAPDPLVYAFYGPLIGSASRIAFGFVADKVGGAILTTITGLGILAGAILLVTQGLVAPTSMDQFPMFVAVILGMFFFTGIGNAGTFRQYPIIFAENQRQAAGVIGWTAAIAAFGPFIFSKLIGNNLSANGTVNQFFIGVAIFTILATGINWWFYNRKGCEKPS